A single genomic interval of Haloterrigena salifodinae harbors:
- a CDS encoding aryl-sulfate sulfotransferase, protein MNQRTRVTVAAVVIALLIASLGVQAVVIEREHRVVNDDGRYPGNTLVGVHSYDETGRIVELTPDGEVAWEWSVPESRVFGVEQLDEGTVLAAVAVKRLAEDCDEEYLEYEEKDGHCVRNRVVEIDKESGEVVWEYDWYDEFIAWHEVHDVERLENGETAIVDMGNDRAFTVDHDGEITWEWHAEDHLTPGTPFYEEYGGPEKAGEHDDWTHMNDIDRLENGNFQLSIRNFDVIIEVDPETDEVVDVIGEPGNHDVLDKQHNPHRIEDQGTMVVADSENGRIVELDVESEERIWRYTGPATDPLQWPRDADRLPNGNTLITDSRNNRVLEVDPDGEIVWQFGDPDGTVIPLAYEADRIGAGEQSDVPPGSELTAVEDEPGAITATIREWEAMAQYVFPTWMHLPQILHVVGIAFGVLWLCAEGVVFGWRRFTGSR, encoded by the coding sequence ATGAACCAGCGAACCCGCGTCACCGTCGCCGCCGTAGTTATCGCCCTTCTGATCGCATCGCTCGGGGTCCAGGCGGTCGTTATCGAACGCGAACACAGAGTCGTCAACGACGACGGGCGGTATCCCGGGAACACGCTCGTCGGCGTCCATTCGTACGACGAGACCGGCCGGATCGTCGAACTGACGCCCGACGGTGAGGTCGCCTGGGAGTGGTCGGTACCGGAATCGAGAGTGTTCGGGGTCGAACAGCTCGACGAGGGGACGGTGCTGGCAGCCGTCGCCGTCAAGCGGCTCGCCGAAGACTGCGACGAGGAATACCTCGAGTACGAGGAGAAAGACGGCCACTGCGTCCGCAATCGCGTCGTCGAGATCGACAAGGAGTCGGGCGAGGTCGTCTGGGAGTACGACTGGTACGACGAGTTCATCGCCTGGCACGAGGTCCACGACGTCGAGCGACTCGAGAACGGCGAGACGGCGATCGTCGATATGGGGAACGATCGCGCGTTCACCGTCGACCACGACGGCGAGATCACCTGGGAGTGGCACGCCGAAGACCACCTGACGCCCGGCACGCCGTTCTACGAGGAGTACGGCGGCCCCGAAAAAGCGGGTGAACACGACGACTGGACCCACATGAACGACATCGACCGCCTCGAGAACGGCAACTTCCAGCTGAGCATCCGCAACTTCGACGTGATCATCGAGGTCGATCCGGAGACCGACGAGGTGGTCGACGTCATCGGCGAGCCCGGAAACCACGACGTATTGGACAAACAGCACAACCCCCACCGCATCGAAGATCAGGGGACGATGGTCGTCGCCGACAGCGAGAACGGCCGCATCGTCGAACTCGACGTCGAGTCCGAGGAACGCATCTGGCGCTACACCGGTCCCGCGACCGATCCCCTCCAGTGGCCTCGAGACGCCGACCGACTGCCCAACGGCAACACGCTCATCACCGACTCCCGAAACAACCGCGTGCTCGAGGTCGATCCCGACGGCGAGATCGTCTGGCAGTTCGGCGATCCCGACGGGACGGTCATTCCGCTGGCGTACGAAGCCGATCGCATCGGCGCCGGCGAACAGTCGGACGTCCCGCCGGGGAGCGAACTGACCGCGGTCGAGGACGAACCCGGCGCCATCACGGCGACGATTCGCGAGTGGGAGGCCATGGCCCAGTACGTCTTCCCGACGTGGATGCACCTCCCGCAGATACTGCACGTCGTCGGCATCGCCTTCGGGGTCCTGTGGCTCTGTGCGGAGGGAGTCGTCTTCGGCTGGCGGCGGTTCACTGGCAGTCGGTGA
- a CDS encoding ArnT family glycosyltransferase, giving the protein MRTGPRIAASMLIDSVRTLRPTDRDRTPIAVLLAAGAYIYYVDLGGSTLQSFDEAIYASIARRLSRGGSWVVPRVDWAADGAVVAEMLFLQKPPGAFWLQAISMRVFGATAFGARFPSATFAIATGVLTYVFGRDLFDRRAGFVAGLVWLTTPQVFAGMNGGRNGGTDIPLVFFGTLFVYLVWKGVADDRRYLAYAGFPAAGALLVKGLAAGTYPLALLGLVPFDLLGRRRLLSREAAIGAAVTLALALPWPILAWRRHGGLFLEELVFKHVIARASGSFPPYHETTFGFMSYPYFRHLPSYFDPWLYFLLPAVGVVAVVAVRVRVTEGRSQPLRDTTFLLWWAASVFTFFSVTGNQAWYILPLYVPAGLLVGRSVSLVASPRSIDRSLAVGGVVTGCVLALVFTFRLDVTSLVQYRLQDHVPGGVAFALVLVAAAIAVIAERPLDATLRRRWRDVDVSRLRTVAFVALALLLVSTTAAPVEMGGSALDEQQEAAGTLIDHQIPPDATIFVVPESTRAGGFHSLVFYSDRSIEPVEETRVESNDRIRYLFVHQEAAANFDREHRVVATLRDEDERYYVLELGLPDGR; this is encoded by the coding sequence GTGCGTACCGGACCTCGAATCGCCGCATCGATGCTGATCGACTCGGTCAGAACCCTCCGCCCGACCGATCGGGACCGAACCCCGATCGCCGTCCTCCTCGCCGCCGGCGCGTACATCTACTACGTCGACCTTGGCGGGTCGACGCTCCAGTCCTTCGACGAAGCGATCTACGCGTCGATCGCGCGGCGGCTGAGCCGCGGCGGGTCGTGGGTCGTCCCTCGCGTCGACTGGGCCGCCGACGGGGCCGTCGTCGCCGAGATGCTCTTCCTGCAGAAGCCCCCGGGTGCGTTCTGGCTGCAGGCGATCTCGATGCGCGTCTTCGGTGCCACCGCGTTCGGCGCCCGCTTTCCGTCGGCGACGTTCGCGATCGCGACCGGCGTGCTCACCTACGTTTTCGGTCGGGACCTCTTCGACCGCAGGGCGGGATTCGTGGCCGGGCTGGTCTGGCTGACGACGCCGCAGGTGTTCGCGGGGATGAACGGCGGTCGGAACGGCGGAACCGATATCCCGCTCGTGTTCTTCGGCACCCTGTTCGTCTACCTCGTCTGGAAGGGCGTCGCCGACGATCGACGATACCTCGCGTACGCGGGGTTCCCGGCGGCGGGCGCACTCCTCGTCAAAGGACTGGCGGCCGGCACGTACCCGCTGGCGCTCCTCGGGCTGGTCCCCTTCGATCTGCTCGGGCGTCGACGGCTCCTCTCGCGAGAGGCGGCGATCGGTGCGGCGGTAACGCTCGCACTGGCGTTGCCGTGGCCGATCCTCGCCTGGCGCCGTCACGGTGGCCTGTTCCTCGAGGAACTCGTTTTCAAGCACGTGATCGCTCGGGCGAGCGGCTCGTTCCCACCGTATCACGAAACGACGTTCGGCTTCATGTCCTATCCGTACTTCCGACACCTTCCCTCGTACTTCGATCCGTGGCTGTACTTTCTGCTCCCGGCGGTCGGCGTCGTCGCCGTCGTCGCGGTTCGTGTTCGGGTTACTGAGGGGCGCTCGCAACCGCTGCGCGATACGACGTTCCTGCTGTGGTGGGCCGCGAGCGTCTTCACCTTCTTTTCGGTCACCGGGAACCAGGCCTGGTACATCCTGCCACTGTACGTTCCGGCGGGGCTGCTGGTCGGTCGCTCGGTCTCGCTGGTCGCGTCGCCCCGATCGATCGACCGTTCACTCGCGGTCGGCGGCGTCGTCACGGGCTGCGTCCTCGCGCTGGTCTTTACGTTTCGACTCGACGTGACCTCGCTCGTCCAGTACCGACTGCAGGATCACGTTCCCGGCGGCGTCGCGTTCGCACTCGTCCTCGTCGCCGCTGCGATCGCGGTTATCGCCGAGCGGCCGCTCGACGCGACGCTGCGGCGGCGGTGGCGCGACGTCGACGTCTCGCGGCTCCGGACCGTCGCGTTCGTAGCCCTCGCGCTCCTGCTCGTGTCCACGACCGCCGCACCGGTCGAAATGGGCGGCTCGGCGTTGGACGAGCAACAGGAGGCCGCGGGGACGCTGATCGACCACCAGATTCCCCCGGACGCGACGATCTTCGTCGTCCCCGAATCCACGCGGGCCGGCGGGTTTCACTCGCTGGTGTTCTACTCCGATCGGTCGATCGAGCCGGTCGAGGAGACGCGGGTCGAATCGAACGATCGAATCAGGTACCTGTTCGTCCACCAGGAAGCGGCGGCCAACTTCGATCGGGAGCACCGCGTCGTCGCCACGCTCCGCGACGAGGACGAGCGGTACTACGTCCTCGAGTTGGGGCTGCCCGACGGCAGATAG